One window of the Conexibacter sp. SYSU D00693 genome contains the following:
- the mce gene encoding methylmalonyl-CoA epimerase: MFARVDHIGVAVEDLDAAIALYEQTLGMELVHRETVTEQGVEAVLLDVGENHVELLAPLGPDTPVGKYLAKKGPGIHHVAYQTTDIEQTLSALKAAGIRLIDETPRIGIRGSKVAFVHPGAVGSVLTEVVEPAH; this comes from the coding sequence ATGTTCGCCCGGGTCGACCACATCGGCGTGGCCGTCGAGGACCTCGACGCCGCGATCGCCCTCTACGAGCAGACGCTCGGCATGGAGCTCGTGCACCGCGAGACGGTGACCGAGCAGGGCGTCGAGGCCGTCCTGCTCGACGTCGGCGAGAACCACGTCGAGCTGCTCGCACCGCTCGGCCCCGACACGCCCGTCGGCAAGTACCTGGCCAAGAAGGGCCCGGGCATCCACCACGTCGCCTACCAGACGACCGACATCGAGCAGACGCTGTCCGCCCTCAAGGCGGCCGGCATCCGGCTCATCGACGAGACGCCCCGCATCGGCATCCGCGGCTCGAAGGTCGCCTTCGTGCACCCGGGCGCGGTGGGCAGCGTGCTGACCGAGGTCGTCGAGCCCGCCCACTGA
- a CDS encoding chromate transporter, protein MAPEPVSLRTVLREWGRIGLIGFGGPPAHVALLRRLCVDERRWLDGRDFEDANAACGLLPGPASTQLAIFCAHRVAGARGAVVGGLAFIVPGLVALLALAVLTLGDDPPAWARGAAAGAGAAVVAVVVEAGVALGRTSVRGVRAAAYVVAGAITAALAGPWVVLVLLGCGLVELVWRRGTPPVLLSVGVLPALVWTAFKVGALSYGGGFVIIPLMRGDAVDQHGWMTEQEFLNAVALGQITPGPVVQTVGGVGYAAAGIGGGLLAAAVAFAPSFLAILLGGRHFERLRKEPRARAFLDGAGPAAVGAILGAAVPLIGGVEEAWQWLVLGLAGVLLLVVRAGIVVVLLGAAVVGALVGALDGPLPPL, encoded by the coding sequence ATGGCGCCGGAGCCGGTCTCGCTGCGCACGGTCCTGCGCGAGTGGGGCCGCATCGGCCTGATCGGGTTCGGCGGGCCGCCCGCGCACGTGGCGCTGCTGCGGCGGCTGTGCGTCGACGAGCGCCGCTGGCTCGACGGACGCGACTTCGAGGACGCCAACGCGGCGTGCGGCCTGCTGCCCGGTCCGGCGTCCACGCAGCTGGCGATCTTCTGCGCGCATCGCGTCGCGGGCGCGCGCGGGGCGGTCGTCGGCGGCCTGGCGTTCATCGTCCCGGGCCTCGTCGCGCTCCTCGCGCTCGCCGTCCTGACCCTGGGCGACGACCCTCCGGCGTGGGCGCGCGGCGCGGCGGCCGGCGCGGGGGCGGCCGTCGTGGCGGTCGTCGTGGAGGCCGGCGTCGCGCTGGGCCGGACCTCGGTGCGCGGCGTGCGCGCGGCGGCCTACGTCGTGGCGGGGGCGATCACCGCGGCGCTCGCCGGCCCGTGGGTCGTCCTCGTGCTCCTGGGATGCGGGCTGGTCGAGCTCGTCTGGCGCCGCGGCACCCCGCCGGTCCTGCTGTCGGTCGGCGTCCTGCCCGCCCTGGTGTGGACCGCGTTCAAGGTCGGCGCGCTCAGCTACGGCGGCGGCTTCGTGATCATCCCGCTCATGCGCGGCGACGCGGTCGACCAGCACGGCTGGATGACCGAGCAGGAGTTCCTGAACGCCGTCGCGCTGGGCCAGATCACCCCGGGGCCGGTCGTGCAGACGGTCGGCGGCGTCGGCTACGCGGCGGCGGGCATCGGCGGCGGGCTGCTGGCCGCGGCGGTCGCCTTCGCGCCGTCGTTCCTGGCGATCCTCCTCGGCGGCCGGCACTTCGAGCGCCTGCGCAAGGAGCCGCGCGCGCGGGCGTTCCTCGACGGCGCGGGGCCTGCGGCGGTGGGCGCGATCCTCGGCGCCGCGGTGCCGCTCATCGGCGGGGTCGAGGAGGCGTGGCAGTGGCTCGTGCTCGGCCTGGCCGGGGTCCTGCTGCTCGTCGTGCGCGCCGGGATCGTCGTCGTGCTGCTCGGGGCCGCGGTCGTGGGGGCGTTGGTCGGCGCGCTCGACGGCCCGCTGCCGCCGCTGTGA
- a CDS encoding ATP-dependent metallopeptidase FtsH/Yme1/Tma family protein, giving the protein MPVADVSTAIQDWAAEWYSVIGLLFMAVIAYVLFRTMRLMPKTKPVQIKPQASTEVRWADIAGVDEAKAELQEIVDFLRDPKRFRRLGASVPKGVLLHGPPGTGKTLLAKAVAHESGAQFFSQSASSFVEMFAGLGAARIRRLFREARKNAPAILFIDELDAVGAKRGSDMNSEREQTLNQLLVEMDGFASTGDVVVMAASNLLEKLDPALLRPGRFDRQVLVSPPDVNGRERILRVHTDGKPLLEDVDLRLVAQQTSGLTGADLANICNEAAIACARRSGHALSRQDFDNALERVIAGVQSGTTLTPHEKRVVAFHEAGHALCRELLPSADRVHKISIVPRGRALGYVMNLPDEDSYLKTRDELVDQLTVLLGGRVAEAVVFGAVTTGAANDLQRVAEITHAMVHEYGMGTATPAARAVTDADVVSDVTRRIRDEEQQELAFEAQKAAFDLIEGHRGLLERFAQELLEHETLERDEIDRLMEGVEPAGPARRGVGRIQLVATEPQDEGPSA; this is encoded by the coding sequence GTGCCCGTGGCAGACGTCTCGACGGCCATCCAGGACTGGGCGGCGGAGTGGTACTCCGTCATCGGCCTGCTCTTCATGGCGGTCATCGCGTACGTGCTCTTCCGCACGATGCGCCTGATGCCGAAGACCAAGCCGGTCCAGATCAAGCCCCAGGCGTCGACCGAGGTGCGATGGGCCGACATCGCCGGCGTCGACGAGGCCAAGGCCGAGCTGCAGGAGATCGTCGACTTCCTGCGCGATCCCAAGCGCTTCCGCCGCCTCGGCGCGAGCGTCCCGAAGGGCGTCCTGCTCCACGGGCCGCCCGGCACCGGCAAGACGCTGCTGGCCAAGGCCGTCGCCCACGAGTCCGGCGCGCAGTTCTTCTCGCAGTCGGCGTCGTCGTTCGTCGAGATGTTCGCCGGCCTGGGCGCCGCGCGGATCCGTCGCCTGTTCCGCGAGGCGCGCAAGAACGCGCCGGCGATCCTCTTCATCGACGAGCTCGACGCGGTCGGGGCCAAGCGCGGGTCGGACATGAACTCCGAGCGCGAGCAGACGCTCAACCAGCTCCTGGTCGAGATGGACGGCTTCGCGTCCACGGGCGACGTCGTCGTGATGGCCGCCTCGAACCTCCTCGAGAAGCTCGACCCGGCGCTCCTGCGTCCGGGGCGCTTCGACCGCCAGGTCCTCGTCTCGCCGCCCGACGTCAACGGCCGCGAGCGGATCCTGCGCGTGCACACCGACGGCAAGCCCCTGCTCGAGGACGTCGACCTCCGGCTCGTGGCGCAGCAGACCTCGGGCCTCACGGGCGCCGACCTCGCGAACATCTGCAACGAGGCGGCCATCGCCTGCGCCCGGCGCAGTGGCCACGCGCTCTCGCGCCAGGACTTCGACAACGCCCTCGAGCGGGTCATCGCGGGCGTGCAGTCGGGCACGACGCTCACGCCGCACGAGAAGCGCGTCGTCGCCTTCCACGAGGCCGGCCACGCGCTCTGCCGGGAGCTGCTGCCCTCGGCCGACCGCGTGCACAAGATCTCGATCGTCCCCCGCGGGCGGGCGCTGGGCTACGTCATGAACCTGCCCGACGAGGACTCGTACCTCAAGACGCGCGACGAGCTCGTGGACCAGCTGACGGTCCTGCTCGGCGGGCGCGTCGCGGAGGCGGTCGTCTTCGGCGCGGTGACCACCGGCGCGGCCAACGACCTCCAGCGCGTCGCGGAGATCACGCACGCGATGGTCCACGAGTACGGCATGGGCACGGCGACGCCGGCCGCCAGGGCGGTGACCGACGCGGACGTCGTCAGCGACGTCACGCGGCGCATCCGCGACGAGGAGCAGCAGGAGCTCGCCTTCGAGGCCCAGAAGGCCGCCTTCGACCTCATCGAGGGCCACCGCGGCCTGCTCGAGCGCTTCGCGCAGGAGCTGCTGGAGCACGAGACGCTGGAGCGCGACGAGATCGACCGGCTCATGGAGGGCGTCGAGCCCGCCGGACCGGCCCGCCGCGGCGTCGGCCGCATCCAGCTCGTGGCCACCGAGCCCCAGGACGAGGGCCCCTCCGCCTGA
- a CDS encoding M20/M25/M40 family metallo-hydrolase yields MPDLQAAAVDLLQRLLRHRTVNPPGDERACLEMLAAELRDAGFDEVTLVGSSEQRQNLVGRLRGKADGPTLCLLSHVDTVLAEPSEWQRDPWGGDLVDGDVWGRGAQDMKSQTAAEVAAACDLARSDWRPAAGDLLVVAVCDEEVGGELGAIWLCDTHPDLVRCDFLLNEGGGSVIPHGDELLMGVCAAEKGVQRFTLTVRGVAGHASMPAFADNALPKLAPLLERLATAHPGYDLTEAPQALLGALELTVDDLPALRERAPQLAAFVEPMCSVTFAPTMAAASTKINVIPSAATLKVDCRTPPGLGADAAERRIREVLGDLEGWELSFDEQVVGNGSPVDTPLMDALRGWAGREVPEARMVPVMLPAYTDSRTFRDAFPECVAYGFFPQRTRTLFEMWPLVHGKDERIHVDDVGLAARCYRDVAKELLG; encoded by the coding sequence GTGCCCGACCTCCAGGCCGCCGCGGTGGACCTCCTGCAGCGCCTGCTGCGCCACCGCACGGTCAACCCGCCCGGCGACGAGCGTGCGTGCCTGGAGATGCTGGCCGCCGAGCTGCGCGACGCGGGCTTCGACGAGGTCACGCTCGTCGGCTCCTCCGAGCAGCGCCAGAACCTGGTGGGCCGCCTGCGCGGGAAGGCCGACGGGCCGACGCTCTGCCTCCTGTCCCACGTCGACACGGTCCTGGCCGAGCCGTCGGAGTGGCAGCGTGACCCCTGGGGCGGTGACCTGGTCGACGGCGACGTCTGGGGCCGCGGCGCCCAGGACATGAAGTCCCAGACCGCCGCCGAGGTCGCTGCCGCCTGCGACCTCGCCCGCTCGGACTGGCGGCCCGCCGCCGGCGACCTGCTGGTCGTCGCCGTCTGCGACGAGGAGGTCGGGGGCGAGCTCGGCGCGATCTGGCTGTGCGACACCCACCCGGACCTCGTGCGCTGCGACTTCCTGCTCAACGAGGGCGGCGGCTCGGTCATCCCCCACGGCGACGAGCTGCTCATGGGCGTCTGCGCCGCCGAGAAGGGCGTGCAGCGCTTCACCCTCACCGTCCGCGGCGTCGCCGGCCATGCGTCGATGCCGGCCTTCGCCGACAACGCGCTGCCCAAGCTCGCGCCGCTGCTCGAGCGCCTCGCCACCGCGCATCCCGGCTACGACCTGACCGAGGCGCCGCAGGCGCTGCTCGGCGCCCTCGAGCTCACCGTCGACGACCTCCCGGCGCTGCGCGAGCGCGCCCCGCAGCTCGCCGCCTTCGTCGAGCCGATGTGCAGCGTGACGTTCGCGCCGACGATGGCCGCGGCCTCGACGAAGATCAACGTCATCCCCAGCGCGGCGACGCTGAAGGTCGACTGCCGCACGCCGCCGGGCCTGGGCGCCGACGCGGCGGAGCGCCGCATCCGCGAGGTGCTCGGCGACCTCGAGGGCTGGGAGCTGTCCTTCGACGAGCAGGTCGTCGGCAACGGCTCGCCCGTCGACACGCCGCTCATGGACGCGCTGCGCGGCTGGGCGGGGCGCGAGGTGCCCGAGGCACGGATGGTGCCGGTGATGCTCCCGGCCTACACCGACTCGCGCACCTTCCGCGATGCCTTCCCGGAGTGCGTCGCCTACGGCTTCTTCCCCCAGCGCACCCGCACCCTCTTCGAGATGTGGCCGCTCGTCCACGGCAAGGACGAGCGCATCCACGTCGACGACGTGGGCCTCGCGGCTCGCTGCTACCGCGACGTCGCCAAGGAGCTGCTCGGATGA
- a CDS encoding TetR/AcrR family transcriptional regulator gives MQVLPTATGPTDLPVIQPAGREERADAARNRERILAAARQLLDERGPEAVSMDCVAATAGVGKGTLYRRFGDRSGLFFALLEDDERKMQDSFIRGEAPLGPGAPAADRLHAFGDAKHDFLEAFGAFLAEAERGNGLTSGPYQLYFRHIEVLLQQALPPGAPTGYLTHVLLRCLTGVHYAEQLRLGHTAEQVRAGWHTLCDGVLRAAG, from the coding sequence GTGCAAGTCCTGCCCACCGCCACCGGCCCCACCGATCTCCCGGTCATCCAGCCCGCCGGGCGCGAGGAGCGCGCGGACGCCGCCCGCAACCGCGAGCGCATCCTGGCCGCCGCGCGCCAGCTGCTGGACGAGCGAGGGCCCGAGGCCGTGAGCATGGACTGCGTGGCGGCCACCGCCGGCGTCGGCAAGGGCACGCTGTACCGGCGCTTCGGCGACCGGTCAGGGCTGTTCTTCGCGCTCCTCGAGGACGACGAGCGCAAGATGCAGGACAGCTTCATCCGCGGGGAGGCGCCGCTCGGCCCGGGCGCCCCCGCCGCCGACCGGCTGCACGCCTTCGGCGACGCCAAGCACGACTTCCTCGAGGCCTTCGGCGCGTTCCTCGCCGAGGCCGAGCGGGGCAACGGGCTGACGAGCGGCCCCTACCAGCTGTACTTCCGCCACATCGAGGTCCTGCTGCAGCAGGCGCTGCCGCCCGGGGCGCCCACGGGCTACCTCACGCACGTCCTGCTGCGATGTCTCACCGGCGTGCACTACGCCGAGCAGCTGCGGCTGGGCCACACCGCCGAGCAGGTGCGCGCCGGCTGGCACACGCTCTGCGACGGCGTGCTGCGCGCCGCCGGCTAG
- a CDS encoding DUF4394 domain-containing protein, with product MSRSRRTALATLAGAAAVLGAPAAASAAEALYGVTDQNRLVQFASDAPGDVRSSVPIRGLAQGEVVVSIDVRPATDQLYAITNLSRIHYVNPTTGATRLVGAGPITPNLNGTTVGADFNPVADALRLTTDTEQNLRVRFSDQASFEDTALSYAAGDPGAGTNPVVGGVAYTSSVPGATTTTLLGIDSARDALVRIDPPNSGTLTTVGALNVDAGPITGFDIAATGDVAFAAFQTAGSGAVNLHRIDLSTGRATPAAASPAILLPAGQGLVRSIAAAGQVADDDTRPEASVAFSSTILEENTDTLEPSVSCDETCGVSIRATVDGSSAGTGTATIVGAGRETVDIRLSSAARSRIARRGTELIRLAVTVTDAAGNRSTQERTSRTQTLSDRRG from the coding sequence ATGTCCCGCTCCCGCAGAACCGCGCTGGCCACCCTCGCCGGCGCCGCCGCCGTGCTCGGCGCCCCCGCCGCCGCCTCGGCGGCCGAGGCGCTCTACGGCGTCACCGACCAGAACCGCCTCGTGCAGTTCGCCTCCGACGCGCCGGGCGACGTCCGGTCGTCCGTCCCGATCCGCGGGCTGGCCCAGGGTGAGGTCGTCGTCTCGATCGACGTGCGCCCCGCGACCGACCAGCTCTACGCGATCACGAACCTCAGCCGCATCCACTACGTCAACCCGACGACGGGGGCGACGCGCCTCGTGGGCGCCGGGCCGATCACGCCGAACCTCAACGGCACGACCGTCGGTGCGGACTTCAACCCGGTCGCCGACGCCCTGCGCCTGACGACCGACACCGAGCAGAACCTCCGCGTGCGCTTCTCCGACCAGGCGTCGTTCGAGGACACGGCGCTGTCCTACGCGGCCGGCGACCCGGGCGCGGGCACGAACCCGGTCGTCGGCGGGGTCGCCTACACGTCGTCGGTGCCGGGCGCCACGACGACGACGCTGCTGGGCATCGACAGCGCGCGCGACGCGCTCGTGCGCATCGACCCGCCCAACAGCGGCACGCTGACGACGGTCGGCGCGCTCAACGTCGACGCCGGGCCGATCACCGGCTTCGACATCGCCGCCACCGGCGACGTCGCCTTCGCCGCCTTCCAGACCGCCGGCAGCGGCGCGGTGAACCTCCACCGCATCGACCTGTCGACGGGTCGGGCGACGCCGGCCGCCGCGTCGCCGGCGATCCTCCTGCCGGCGGGCCAGGGCCTCGTGCGCTCGATCGCGGCGGCGGGCCAGGTCGCCGACGACGACACGCGCCCGGAGGCGTCGGTCGCGTTCTCGTCCACGATCCTCGAGGAGAACACCGACACGCTGGAGCCGTCGGTCTCCTGCGACGAGACCTGCGGTGTGTCGATCCGCGCGACGGTGGACGGCTCGAGCGCCGGCACGGGCACGGCGACGATCGTCGGTGCGGGCCGCGAGACGGTCGACATCCGGCTGTCGAGTGCCGCGCGCTCGCGCATCGCGCGCCGTGGGACGGAGCTCATCCGCCTCGCCGTCACGGTGACCGACGCGGCGGGCAACCGCTCGACCCAGGAGCGCACCTCGCGCACCCAGACGCTCAGCGACCGGCGCGGCTAG
- a CDS encoding YceI family protein, whose protein sequence is MSTTAQQVPTGTFTIDPIHSTASSAVKHLGISTFRSSFKEFDAKLEGGVLTGSVKVDSIDIDLPDLKGHVLSGDFFDAETHPTIDFRSTTITVADGGAASVEGELTIRGTTLPVVGTGSFAGPITGLGGDTRVAIELEAEIDRTKFGLTWNADLPQGGKALAEQVKLIVHLELVEQAA, encoded by the coding sequence ATGAGCACCACCGCGCAGCAGGTCCCGACCGGGACCTTCACGATCGACCCGATCCACTCGACCGCCTCCTCGGCCGTCAAGCACCTGGGCATCTCGACCTTCCGCTCCTCCTTCAAGGAGTTCGACGCCAAGCTCGAGGGCGGCGTCCTCACCGGCTCGGTCAAGGTCGACTCGATCGACATCGACCTCCCGGACCTCAAGGGCCACGTCCTCTCCGGCGACTTCTTCGACGCCGAGACCCACCCGACCATCGACTTCCGCTCGACCACGATCACCGTCGCCGACGGCGGCGCCGCCAGCGTCGAGGGCGAGCTCACGATCCGCGGCACGACGCTCCCCGTCGTCGGCACCGGCTCCTTCGCCGGCCCGATCACCGGCCTGGGCGGCGACACCCGCGTCGCCATCGAGCTCGAGGCCGAGATCGACCGCACGAAGTTCGGCCTCACCTGGAACGCCGACCTCCCGCAGGGCGGCAAGGCCCTGGCCGAGCAGGTCAAGCTCATCGTCCACCTCGAGCTGGTCGAGCAGGCCGCGTAG
- a CDS encoding NADPH-dependent FMN reductase: protein MKVLALSGSLRAGSHNERLLRAAAEVLPSGVRLERWDRLRELPPYDPDVDEAGEAPAAVADLRAAIADANALLIATPEYNGTLPGGLKTAIDWASRPREDAALKGLPAGVMGATTGLFGAIWAQADARKALGIAGARVLERDLPIGQAHHAFHDTEHRLADPDLQAALEDHLNAFLEHARQDAAAGVP from the coding sequence ATGAAGGTGCTCGCCCTCTCCGGCTCGCTGCGGGCCGGCTCCCACAACGAGCGCCTGCTCCGGGCGGCAGCCGAGGTGCTGCCGTCCGGGGTCCGCCTCGAGCGCTGGGACCGCCTGCGCGAGCTGCCCCCGTACGACCCGGACGTCGACGAGGCCGGCGAGGCGCCGGCCGCGGTCGCCGACCTGCGCGCCGCCATCGCCGACGCCAACGCGCTGCTCATCGCGACGCCCGAGTACAACGGCACGCTGCCCGGCGGCCTCAAGACCGCCATCGACTGGGCCTCGCGCCCCCGCGAGGACGCCGCCCTCAAGGGCCTCCCCGCCGGCGTCATGGGCGCCACGACCGGCCTCTTCGGCGCCATCTGGGCGCAGGCCGACGCCCGCAAGGCGCTCGGCATCGCCGGCGCGCGCGTCCTCGAGCGCGACCTCCCCATCGGCCAGGCCCACCACGCCTTCCACGACACGGAGCACCGCCTCGCCGACCCCGACCTCCAGGCCGCCCTGGAGGACCACCTCAACGCCTTCCTGGAGCACGCACGCCAGGACGCCGCCGCCGGCGTCCCGTAG
- a CDS encoding diacylglycerol kinase family protein, with translation MRVLLATNERSGSGSASSVREVLERHGAQLRVCDVRELDASCEVGDAERLVVAGGDGSLGPAAELAARHGLALGVVPTGTANDFARAAGLPGDVEEAAALAVDADADVRPYELARMDGRPFLNVASAGLSVVAAREAKPLKPRLGALAYGVGAAKAGVLHGPEHARVVVDGVEVHDDEAWQVVVAATGHFGGGSATGGTDPDDRELDVLVVPGGSRLGLARRAVGMKLGRLHAQDDVVHARGREVVVEGPETYNVDGEVCPCGTVSRFGVDDELVRVVVGR, from the coding sequence GTGCGCGTCCTGCTGGCGACGAACGAGCGGTCGGGGAGCGGGTCGGCGTCCTCGGTGCGCGAGGTGCTCGAGCGCCACGGCGCGCAGCTGCGGGTGTGCGACGTGCGCGAGCTCGACGCGTCGTGCGAGGTGGGCGACGCGGAACGCCTCGTGGTGGCCGGCGGCGACGGGTCCCTCGGTCCCGCCGCGGAGCTCGCGGCGCGCCACGGCCTGGCGCTCGGCGTCGTCCCCACCGGGACGGCCAACGACTTCGCGCGTGCCGCGGGACTGCCCGGGGACGTGGAGGAGGCCGCGGCGCTCGCCGTCGACGCGGACGCCGACGTCCGCCCGTACGAGCTGGCGCGCATGGACGGCAGGCCCTTCCTCAACGTCGCGTCGGCCGGGCTGTCGGTCGTCGCGGCGCGGGAGGCCAAGCCCCTCAAGCCGCGCCTGGGCGCGCTGGCCTACGGCGTGGGCGCGGCGAAGGCCGGTGTCCTGCACGGGCCCGAGCACGCGCGGGTGGTGGTGGACGGCGTCGAGGTGCACGACGACGAGGCGTGGCAGGTGGTGGTCGCCGCGACCGGCCACTTCGGCGGCGGCTCGGCCACGGGCGGCACGGACCCCGACGACCGCGAGCTGGACGTGCTCGTCGTCCCGGGCGGGTCGCGGCTGGGGCTGGCGCGGCGGGCGGTGGGGATGAAGCTCGGGCGGCTGCACGCGCAGGACGACGTCGTCCACGCCCGCGGCCGCGAGGTCGTCGTCGAGGGCCCGGAGACCTACAACGTCGACGGCGAGGTCTGCCCGTGCGGGACGGTCTCGCGCTTCGGCGTCGACGACGAGCTGGTGCGCGTGGTGGTGGGGCGGTGA
- a CDS encoding DUF1385 domain-containing protein has product MSEEPEKTPDTDQPPEEKLRLGGMALRNGLLVHGPTSWAAAVRTPSGEVRTASGPKPRVRGPVERVPLARGAIRLAEAMAVIPLVKRALPEARLPFQDTTVLGAMAAATLGGAALRRRKAAGPGTEALVAGLSLVPSLIALRGGELAAYHGAEHKTIGAYEQDAEDHTKEHDRCGSHLMAPLLASNLAGTAVLKRAVEKPGPLHGLALSVASVGVAVEVFAWSERHSDSRAAGLLRRPGHELQRVIGTREPTAAQLEVGRAALAEVLRAEGVGEGAQSG; this is encoded by the coding sequence ATGAGCGAAGAGCCGGAGAAGACCCCCGACACCGACCAGCCGCCCGAGGAGAAGCTGCGCCTCGGCGGCATGGCGCTGCGCAACGGCCTGCTCGTCCATGGCCCGACCTCGTGGGCCGCGGCGGTCCGCACGCCGTCCGGCGAGGTCCGGACCGCGTCGGGCCCCAAGCCGCGCGTGCGCGGCCCGGTCGAGCGCGTGCCGCTGGCCCGCGGCGCGATCCGGCTGGCCGAGGCGATGGCGGTCATCCCCCTGGTCAAGCGCGCGCTGCCCGAGGCGCGCCTGCCCTTCCAGGACACGACCGTCCTGGGCGCGATGGCCGCCGCGACGCTCGGGGGCGCCGCGCTGCGCCGCCGCAAGGCCGCCGGCCCCGGGACCGAGGCGCTCGTCGCCGGGCTGTCGCTCGTGCCCTCGCTCATCGCCCTGCGCGGCGGCGAGCTGGCGGCCTACCACGGCGCCGAGCACAAGACGATCGGCGCCTACGAGCAGGACGCCGAGGACCACACGAAGGAGCACGACCGCTGCGGCTCGCACCTCATGGCGCCGCTGCTGGCCTCCAACCTCGCGGGCACCGCGGTCCTCAAGCGCGCCGTCGAGAAGCCGGGCCCGCTGCACGGGCTGGCGCTGTCGGTCGCCTCCGTCGGGGTCGCCGTGGAGGTCTTCGCGTGGTCCGAGCGCCACAGCGACTCGCGCGCGGCGGGCCTGCTGCGCCGCCCCGGCCACGAGCTCCAGCGCGTCATCGGCACGCGCGAGCCGACCGCCGCGCAGCTCGAGGTCGGGCGCGCGGCGCTCGCGGAGGTCCTGCGCGCGGAGGGTGTGGGCGAGGGCGCCCAGAGCGGCTGA
- a CDS encoding phosphatidylserine/phosphatidylglycerophosphate/cardiolipin synthase family protein → MKVEVPRVPARWSWPVGLAAFGTAWYASDSLRHRREQGHGYRLAGDGLDVGSEAFLHACESLTAAPISVGNKAELLINGDRIFPCFLETIEQAQNTINLLTYVYWKGDIAHDIAHALCRRAREGVRVNVLLDAVGTIPMDRGLLKEMREAGVHVARFRPVKPYAVRRVNNRTHRKVLVADGRVGMIGGVGIAEEWTGDAQDPDHWRDTHVRVHGPVVRGLQGAFAENWLEATGEVLVGPDFLPELEPLEGGCPMQVVRSVAEVGDTNAEALYFLALACARERLDLTAAYFAPRPAFIEALCDAAERGVAVRLLVPGEHIDKEFVRVAGRAAYRRLLECGVRVFEYCPTMLHAKTLAVDGAWASVGSVNFDNRSFQLHDEATLCLQSPEFVAQLDAQFERDLSVSEEIDPARWDGRPVTHRAREQVMRLARREL, encoded by the coding sequence GTGAAGGTCGAGGTCCCGCGGGTCCCGGCGCGGTGGAGCTGGCCGGTCGGCCTCGCCGCCTTCGGCACCGCCTGGTACGCCAGCGACTCGCTGCGCCACCGCCGCGAGCAGGGCCACGGCTACCGGCTGGCCGGCGACGGGCTCGACGTCGGCTCCGAGGCGTTCCTGCACGCGTGCGAGTCGCTCACCGCGGCGCCGATCTCCGTCGGCAACAAGGCCGAGCTGCTCATCAACGGCGACCGGATCTTCCCCTGCTTCCTCGAGACGATCGAGCAGGCGCAGAACACCATCAACCTCCTGACCTACGTCTACTGGAAGGGCGACATCGCCCACGACATCGCGCACGCGCTGTGCCGGCGGGCGCGCGAGGGCGTGCGGGTGAACGTCCTGCTCGACGCGGTCGGGACGATCCCGATGGACCGCGGGCTGCTGAAGGAGATGCGCGAGGCGGGGGTGCACGTCGCGCGCTTCCGACCCGTCAAGCCCTACGCGGTGCGACGGGTCAACAACCGCACCCACCGCAAGGTCCTCGTCGCCGACGGGCGCGTGGGGATGATCGGCGGGGTCGGGATCGCCGAGGAGTGGACGGGCGACGCGCAGGACCCCGACCACTGGCGCGACACCCACGTGCGCGTCCACGGCCCGGTCGTCCGCGGCCTGCAGGGCGCGTTCGCCGAGAACTGGCTCGAGGCGACCGGCGAGGTCCTGGTCGGGCCGGACTTCCTGCCCGAGCTCGAGCCGCTCGAGGGCGGCTGCCCGATGCAGGTCGTCCGCTCCGTCGCCGAGGTCGGCGACACGAACGCCGAGGCGCTGTACTTCCTGGCGCTGGCCTGCGCGCGCGAGCGCCTGGACCTCACCGCCGCGTACTTCGCCCCGCGCCCCGCCTTCATCGAGGCGCTGTGCGACGCGGCCGAGCGCGGGGTGGCGGTCCGCCTGCTCGTGCCCGGCGAGCACATCGACAAGGAGTTCGTCCGCGTCGCCGGCCGGGCGGCCTACCGCCGCCTGCTCGAGTGCGGCGTGCGCGTCTTCGAGTACTGCCCGACCATGCTGCACGCCAAGACGCTGGCCGTCGACGGCGCCTGGGCCTCCGTGGGCTCCGTGAACTTCGACAACCGCTCGTTCCAGCTCCACGACGAGGCGACGCTCTGCCTCCAGTCGCCGGAGTTCGTGGCGCAGCTCGACGCCCAGTTCGAGCGCGACCTCTCCGTGAGCGAGGAGATCGACCCGGCGCGCTGGGACGGGCGCCCGGTCACCCACCGCGCGCGCGAGCAGGTCATGCGGCTGGCGCGGCGGGAGCTGTAG